A region of the Arachis hypogaea cultivar Tifrunner chromosome 15, arahy.Tifrunner.gnm2.J5K5, whole genome shotgun sequence genome:
aaaatgGTTGATTCAGTAGTACTAGTTTTCATCTCCTGTTTCAAGAAGCTGGATTATTATTCATGAGTTCACAGAAGAAAATTAAAAGCTAGGCCACATTATTGATGAGTTGAAGGTATTCTACCACCTTAATTTGACTctccaaataaaattaaataccatgcattttcattattttaaaaatatctttcacattagaattaaaattttaatttaattgatattaTGGTCATCTTTGTAAATTGTACAGGACCTGAATAATTCTATtgaaataatgtcaaaaagaagTAAGAGATAGAACTAATAATTTGAGAACATGAGAAGACCCTATTACACGCATTAAGATAACAAAATGTGGGGCTATACAAGATTCTCTTATAGATTTGTGGCTTGTGCAAGAATCTTAGTGTGGCAGTTTATGTCACATGCATTCTATAGTACTATGTGCAACACATGCATATATAGTAGTATCAAAACATTGAGTTTCATTGTTCACTCTCCAACGTAATCTACAATTAGAATGAATGGGAACTACTTATGAAAATATATAGCGTCATGGATGGGTTAGTTAGAACTTAGAATCATTTCATTTCTTTATTAGCTTAACAAGGCAATATACGGCCTAAAACAGGCTCCCAGGACTTGGTTCTTAACTCTTTCTTCTACTTtacatattttttgttttaagaatACTAAATCAGATCCATTTCTATTCATAAGAAGAACAACTGACTCGATCATTTTTCTATTAGCCTATGTGGATTACATTTTGATTACAGGTAGACTGAACTTACTTACACAGGAAAAATATGTTGTATACCTATTAACTAAAATGAATATGTTGCAGGAAAATCATGTTCCAACACCAATGGTTTCTTCTACAAAACTGACAAAATTCATAACAGAAAGGAGTTGAAGAAGAGATTGAGCAACATATTccatttagtataaattttaatatttagtataaattttatttttatatttaaaaatttatttgtcttgttatctaatattttgtataaattttatttttatatttaaaagtttatttgtattaatggtttactatttttcaaatagaaaaaaatttaaacatataacTATTAAAATTGACGGTAAAGTTGTCGcttttaaaagtaaaatagacaaatctaaataattaaatcgacggcAGCTGTGTCAATTCTATTCAATTATATCGACGGCGTTGTCGTCGATTTTATTAAACATATTATAGACAAAAGTGTTGTTGATTTTTTTGAGTTAAATATCGACACAAAGgccgtcgattttattgaatcaattatAGACAAAGAAAGCgtcgattttaaataataatatcgacggcaaTGTTGTCGATTTTAGTAAGAATGTAAAATTCTCACACCCATATTACAGACGGAACAaatgtcgattttattaaattattatcaacGGCAAAAAATGTCGTCGATTTTATTAGCattttgaaaaatcgacaagCTTTATAGCGACCAACTGCGCCGTCTATTTTGTCGTCGAATTTCAATATTATCGACAGTTTAGCCGTCGATTTGGCCGTCGATTTTAACGACGTTTCTTGTAGtgatacaaaattttaattttcggcCCTTCTACTGTTTGATTTCTAGATCTGTTGCTGTGAGTCTGAGGTTATTTGCTTTACTTAAGTAGTCTATCGTATATTTCAGGTCATCAGCGACTGCTATCGAGCAGGATGATACGTATGTTGCCAGCAGCCGGTCTTCCGTTGTAGCTTGTAGCCAAGTAAGACGTAACCCAACTTTTAACATAATAAATGTTTGGTTCTTTCACAACATGATGTGTGAAACTCATACAACTTTTCAAGATCTACAAATTTTTCTGCATTTTGATTCGTGGCTGCAGAAGTGTAGCCGTATCACCAGGAGTGTAGTCACAACTGTCTTGAGTTTGTAGTCCGATGTAAGACACCTGATTGACACTTTTGATCGACAGAATGAGATGCTAGTAGATCTACGATATACTATCGTTAGCCTTATTTGACAAAATAATCAGGGTTTTACTTCGGAGGGTATCACAAATGTGTCATCCGACTATGTATGTGGTGGAAAGAAAAGGCTCAAAGAGCATCATTCAGACAAAGGTAAGGTAAAAAACGAGTCACAGCGACCCCCACATGTAGCTTGGATGGCGCAAATGACCCTACATACATACCACCGCCGAAGACAGAGATCAGCATGGATCACATGCTATTTAGGTAGCACAAAGGCAAAGAAGAAATCCAATCAGCGAGACAAGGTATGAAGAAAGATGTCAGAACAAAAAATCCCGAATTGGTAACGTATTTGAAGTTGAATACCTTAAAGCTTTTATTGGGGATTTTTTTGTTGGAAATATTTTTCTGCCAATCACTAATCACTTTACTATCTTCCATTTAAGAGGTTATGTTGGTTTAGTGTTGCTAATTGTGTGTTACTTGCTTTGAAAATGATTAAAATCTTATTGAACACTAATAACAGCCAAATTCTCCTTTTATGGTAAGGTGACTCTAAGTTTTAATTTGTTACGATATTCAACAATATTTATTACAAGCTGTGAGTACCTTATGAGACGAAGCTTGACGTGGATCAATGTTTGTGATAGTGAATTAGGAAATATGTGCTGAAATTTTTTATCGTGTGCAAAATAATTTCTCTATGTGTCCTTTAATTGACTACACGGTTGCTTCATGTTTAGTTTGGCCTAGTCTTTGTAACCTTATAGGACTCTCAACAACATCATCACAATGTGGGCTACTTTGACTTTCTGGTCAATGTGTAGTTGTTGCCTGCTGCTGAATGgtattgatttattattattactgttgTTATTACCATTATTGCCTCATTATTATTGCATGGTTGTTGTGCTGCATTTGAATGTACTTGAAATAAAGCCTAACGAAGGGAACGACCTTCTTTTAGTTGGaggaaaattataaaattatcagTGTTATGGTATATATTTTGTCTACATTTATTTTCTTAGCTGAAGTAAGTGCTCTGTTGACATTTGGTTACGTGTAATTGGCCCTTCTATATTATGTATGTGAAACTTTCAAATCCTAGATTCGATTAACAGTGTCGTATTGTTTTTAAGAATTGATATATACATATACAAGCATgatggaaaaaaatatttaaatgtacTTACAGTTGACTTATTCCCCATTAATGACTCTACAGGTGGACCTCACGACAGATTCCGTAGGCCATGATGAATTCGTCACGCCATACGGTCGAAGGGATACTAAATGCAAGCTTGACGACGATAAATGTTACAACAGATTCCCATTGAGGTATAGTGGTGGAAAGAAACAAATACTTGAGGTCATGCTGGTGAAACTAGATAGGATCCTAAAGGTAGATCATGTTGTAGTTGTGGGAATTTCATTTAGTATTTATGCATTATTACCTTACGCTTATACTTGACGCGGTGTTATTATAACATGTGGCAGTGAATGGACCTAGCATTTTCACCCAATGGAGTTCTATTTTGACAGTTGAATTTGATCAATAATTTAGATTAGCCATAATAGTTAAAGATTAGATGCAGAGACCATACATATGACACTGCACAAACAAATATTGCATGATATCCCTTATTCAAATGCTGTCCAAAACGGTACATATCATTTTTCAAAGAGAATGACTAGATGAAAAACTAATGAATTCTTATAGAggatttatttattctaaaacaAAAAATGTATATGCCTAATTCTAAAACAGAACTAATTAAAATGACAGCAAATACAATAAGAATCCTATTTTAGCAacagtgagtttttgtgatttaagCGTGATTTCAAGATTTTAAgcctctatttttactctctaAGACCCTAAAACTTAGTTTTAATTACAGTGAGGGAGTTGAACCTTGAGAGGCtaataacttgcgagtgaagaaAGATTGTGAATGGGTGATGTAATTTGAGAAGTGCGGGAAATGCAGAGTCTTGCGACGAATTGTTGTGAATAATGAACATGACCTGAATGAGAATGACGAAATGTTGATGAGTTataattgataatatgaattgagattgaatgaatgtatgtttgtgaTATCTGgtcagtagcaaggattgtggctcgtcccacttgctctgggtcAAAGTCTGACATGTGATAATGatgataattaattaagaatGAATGGATGTATCTTTGTGATACCCaggcagtagcaaggattgtggttcgtcccgcttgctccaggtcagtgattgtgacgcctgggtagtagcggcagtagtggattattccacttgctccaagttgagcttttaaacacccgcctaggTAGTAGCGGTTGTAGTGGTTCTTCCACTcgctctgggttaagcgggtagtaacaaaggggttgtagctcaaacccacttACTACGCGATGGGAGTTTCTGTCCTTGGTTAACTACCAAGACGTgtcaggttggctatataaccgacagatgatattatcagccatagggcaggcttACATCATGTGTATATGCGtattttgtttgattgtgcatttaattgggcttgcctatgtgattatcaTGCTTACCTATTATATTCACTACCTGCTGTAATTGTATCCTATTTGTGTTTGTCATTGTCTATTTTGTTTGTCTGTGTGGTTCTACTGGTGTTTTGGAGGATAGTGGAGGAAGGTGAATAGTTGTAGGTTCAACTTAGAGTTTAGTTAGGATTAAGAACATTAGAGAGCTACCCCACTTATGGCTACTATTTTaaatctttaagttttaaaaactgagtgtcgaagttctaggattgcctctggctttttaaggaccttatatattatgtatgtaggCACcactaccatgctgagaacctccagttctcatttcatacgtgttgttatttttcagatgcaggttgagaagtACCACACTGTGTATTCTGGAGACTCTGAGAAAGCGAAGAACTCTTGGGACACTGGGTTGTATTTTGTTTATGAGTcctgctagggagccaatggaatatttgtacaatgtgtacaataggctatatgagttaaaaaatgaacatcacccatactatctagaataaccatccgggtactagggataataaacatctcatcccaaaagtttaagctaattttggggttcaccaaggatcgaactcttgacctttcagatctagagctctgataccatgtcatgataccactcatcccaaaagcttcagctgacgggaaaagataacactaatggttatatctctaatactgaatcggacatatctaaacctccattgtacatattgtacaaatattccattggctccctatacttcctctttgtttatatttatatatgtatagattctccaccttgtattttatgcttgtccctcttagaggttgacacGGAGAAACAGGTTGTCGATTTTCTATTTTGGGTTATTTTGgggtgtatatatatgtatatgtatactctGGTCGGTCTCTCTTTCGTAGGCCGAGCCTAGAGCTTGTTAATTGCATACTTGGAACTCtgatcttatatatatattatcttttcCGTTCGATCTTATCCACCTTTCTAATTCTATTCGATCGTGATTGTTGCGTTATTCTGCTTGTATTTCATTCAATaacttttcttcaaggctcctagataaacCTCCTTTtcaactatattttatatataattttacttttagaggtcgtaatatctcacctcaattttatgacttaagcataagattaagtgtggtaggatgttacgttatggtatcagagcagttcgttcccgtaGAGCCTGGGCAAttaactgactatgcttctgagcatactctggCTATGTGCATATGCTATTTAGGATGTCTGCTTGACATGTATAGCATGAATATTCATGAGCATTACCTTTGGAGATTCGAAacactagacttgagatattaagactgatcaccttaatatcaattgttcggTGTGGATAGGACCCAAAGGGTGACTCGTGGACGTGAGTGAGGTGATACGGTTGATTTTCTCAGTTGCTGCTGTGGAAGCTACTACTTAAGGGATGGAGTATGAAAATTGCGAGGACATTGAGACCGTTAGACTGAGAAGGAGAAGTTGCAAGAGATAAACCGTTGCAAAGATCGGTAGAATGTTGAGGTAATTGCAATAACTAGATTTATAGAGCAGTGTGTGACTGGGAAATACCACATTCATCCATAGTCTAAGATAGGGATAAAAACCCAAAACTAAAAATGTCAAGCTTAGTATTTAACTTAGAACCAAACCGAAACGCTCCGACTAGGATATTGCCATTAGAGCTTGCTGAGTTTAGTGAGGGTTTTGGTTGGCATTGGATGAATGATCAAATTCTTAGAGATAAATGAATCAGAGTGCAGCAACGAAAGTGCGTAGACTAGGAAGACCTTAGGACTACTATACATTGAGTTAAAAGGAGGATTATGCTCATGAACTCGCATGGCGGATGATATTtttgagggcgaaaatttctgttaaggggtaggatgtaaaacccACAAAATCAGTagataattagctaataaattaattattaataaaagaaattagaaaattgaattttatagtttaatgagatagaactaattaaaataagaattttgacactaattttcaaGAATTTAGCCCAAGATTGGGCTAAATGGACCGAACCGAACAAATCGAGCCCATAATGGGCCAAGGCCCAACTCAAACCTCATATTAATGAATAGCTTAGCTCTTCCTTCCTCGAATCTTGAGGGAAACACGCTGGAAATTTCAAAAAGGGGGGAGGAACAAAGAAAATCACAAAAGGCTAGATTTCAATctcacataacttttgatccggagctccgattgacgagccgtaaGCGGGTACGTGTTCATCACAAaattctctacaaaacccatccaacaatttcataagaaaatCTCGGTTTCTCCCTCAGCCATGCTCTCCCTAATTTCGAAATTCAATGAACAAGTATGTTGAATTTTGTgtaattttggtgtttaactTCGAATTAACTTGCGAATATTGTCGGATTTAGCTTGTCTGAGCTGTGGGTGAGGTAAGCACCCTCAAAACCCTTGTGTACTGTTGAATTAGTGAACTCTATGTTGATTATAATGACAATTATGAGAGGTTGAAATTGGTTGTTGAATGGAGTCAATTTGAGAAATTGGAAGCTATAAGGTTAACTTTGGAGGCTGGGTTTGTTGGTTAGAGATTGGAGTGGTGGAGTTTGTGGCGCGTGAACACTTGAGGTGTTCCGAGTTTAACGaagaattggccaaggtatgtttttggtttctcgtatataatatgtaatgtgttgtgaaaacttaggctagatgaccataggataagtttggATTGAATGTTTGGTTGTTGAGGTGATTAGGGAGTGATGAATTcgagcacctcatgatcgtaccaaaagtaagtgTGTGTGATTAATTCGAGCACCTCATGAtcataccaaaagtaaggcgttactaacctaattccttttattatctatttaatattgagcctttacatGTAAATTTACCGATGGTTTTACTAAAACCATAACTTTTTCAACAAGTACAAACAACACATATTCACAttcttaatattaataaatacgtTGTAGCATTACATACAAAAGCAATTACAGAACCTAACCTTCTAAATAAAACTCTAACTAACAAGGCAAGGAGAAAATAAATTCTAGCAACTCAACTCGTAAACATATTCCTCTATGCTCCCGCAGCTTCACAATAagccttcgcacctgtagctgaaagggatggagatagggggtaagaactggggagttcttagtagggtcggaaTTAGAAGTTTagttcattttatatatacttggtcAGCAATAACAGTCAACAAGGGACATTCCAATTCAACAATTATATAACATAGAAaccaatcacaagcacacacaatcatagaaaatAGAATCACAAACAAGTATgtacaaacaagtatgatggatgtctatccctagtgcaggtaatgagctcatctgtcggttttgacCCGCTCCCAATgcaactcagcaacctttgtctgagtttggtttcCAGCGTCATAATctttgtaagcaacctctatcttaaaggtgcgactctcttgagccgatgtatgcaaacataacctctgtaagcaacttctgtcttacaggtgaggctctctctagccaatgtatgtagCGATAACCTCTGCAAGCAacttctgtcttacaggtgcgaccatcccctggattggccgatgtatctctggaagcaaatctcggtggactcaccaccatatctctgctcgTCTTTAGCAGGTACATAATCATCTTAGCTCgttctttctttcatttcttttattcataCTATCTGCTCTCCTGTTGTAGAGGTTCTTTAGATTCCTTTAATCATTGCTCTCTGCTCTTCTGTGGCAGaggtttctttaatattttttctttctttttctttttctttcttcttctttctttcttatcgtTCATAATATAAATCATCCTCTCATTAATGTTCCTTCGCCTTTCCCTAAGTGTCTTAtggaaaagaattataaagttCTTTAATTAAGTCTGTGTTCTCTAAAATTTTTAGGATTACTTTGCTTGCTTGCTTACTCATTAATATTACACATTATAATATTCTTACAAAATAATATctttgacaaatactaattataataataatttattttaatataaataaataattttaaagaagtatataaaataatatttataatcttcttttaaaacttagtttataaaatcttatttttaaactttattaactttttaatattctatttttaactttgatattttataaaattatatttgaactcccacttattttcatatttataaaaacaaCCCTAGTCTTTTACAAAATACCCATTTTACCCTttgaaaaatacaatttaattactaATCTTTCTCTTAAATCAAAACCGAAACCCTTAGCCCCTttcctttcaaaatattacttttattttaatccgTTCTCGTGTTTCTCGGTTACTGATTCttcgtaacttttaatttaatcacTCGACCATCAAATCTCaccaaatttatattttattttcaacgaTATTCCAGCCCAAAATTCATCAAAACACCCCAGGTGGCCGTTCACATATTGCCGAACCAACAAATCACAATCAACAATAATAACTCAACCAAATTAAatcattcaaactcaaacaataatcaaccaaatcaacattcacttatcaaattcacatttaattattataaagttaccaaaccttacctccgtacgaaatcaaaacGACGAAAGCTCTGGAGAAGCCTTCTGACCGAGCTgtcgaagaagaaaatgtcaggaatcgtctgtgcctcctagaactttagttggccgaactcaagggcTAAGAGAGTTATATCACTGTCGACTTCTGCCAGATAAAAATGACGCCAATACATAGAAGAggaggatacgaacacttttatcagATTAGATTTTTTTTGGGGTTACGGATCGCAAGAAATCGAAACCAAAAGTTCGGTAGAAGTTACGGTTCTCTCTGTCGCCCTCACGGTGCATGAAATGAAAACCCAATGAAAGTAATTGATGATGATTGATATAAAGTGGCTAGGTGTCATGCTTACAATGATAAGTAATTAGGTGTTaagcttcttttttttctttcttcatttggtTCGGTTATTGAGAAGAGAAATAAAgattatgatgatgataataTTAGATGGTGATGATATAGGTTAATTTTAACTGAAGTGTCATGATTATATATTGCATTCACATTTCATTTCTTTTCCTTGTCCCCTTATTGGCTTCGGCCATCAGTAAGAAAgtaactactactactactactaataattctttttttttttttgaaatatctcattataataaaaatagtttaaaaattctaatagattttaaactcaaaatatcataaaatttaatttaattatttttaagagaaataattttctttaaataaaataataaatcatgaataactcattatataatttttaaaaattcagaatgttacacagatgctgtcagattctgaccttcaCGCACTTgaaggagcatttctggagctacagaagtttaaatggtgcgctttcaatgactctagaaagctaacatccaggtctttccagaaatatataatagtctatactttgctttggaaatgaaggcccaaaactagcgtttaacgccagccaccAACCCCATTCCTAGTGTCCAATGCCCAGAAGGAGGCAGCTGGCATCCAATGCTCATTTAGGAGTCCCAAGCtagtgttcaatgccctagaggcggTACCAACTTGTGGCTTCACTCAAGCTCAgctcaaacactcaccaagtgggcccagaaagtggatttttgcactataggactagttatcttatttctgtaattcttagttatcagattagtatatatagaacaaaaaTTACCCTTATTCGGAACCTTTATACCATATTTTTGAATACATTACTTTTCTGTATAGTATAGttactaacctcctaggttaaggttaggagctctgctgattcttatggattaataatatcactattctattacAATATATGcctgattctattctaagatgtatcttcgttcttcatcctaatggattaggagtgtaacttgaccgtcatccctattcagatgggttcttgcgagtccttgacgggatagtactgaaccacaaacttgattatacatctcttagacggctaatccacgacttcgttggggacttctcgagacatcagttcaaccGAGGTACgaggcgattagggcctttgtggtataggctagaaccagaggagcagcgttctctgatccggaagatccgaccttgtctgtggcattttgagtaggatcaccagggGAATGGACTGCTatagcttcaccctcattcagattgGACGACCGCTGACCCGGcctttgatctgaagcagaggaaaTTATCTTTTTCGTTCGATCTTATCCACCTTTCTAATTCTATTCGATCGTAAGTGTTGCGTTGTTCTGCTTGTATTTCGTTCAATaacttttcttcaaggctcctagataaacATTCTATtcaactatattttatatataattttacttttagaggtcgtaatacctcaccacctcagttttatgacttaagcataagattaagtgtggtagggtgttacacatggCAACTGCAATCTTGTCACAAAACAAAAACTATACCTTACCTAATTTGTAGTAAATTACTTACTAATCTCATTGAAAATCTGTTGCTGAGTTATAACAAACCCAAAACTAATCAAGAAAATTTTAGAAGTAACGATTCGCAATTGACTCAGTAATCAAAGCTTATTTAGTGAGGAATTAGCGACCGCTTAACAACTAATAgacttttttctcttattttatgtttttactAATTTGTGAGGGAAAACGTTAGTCCTTATTTTATATTGCTACTAATTGCTAAGCTCTATCTATATAAATCTATAAAAATTCATGAAATTAACATAATTTGTCACAATTTTGTCactaatctaaaattattttaaacgaAAGAATAATTAAAGTCCCAAATTTAAAGTCATGACTAATTAGCTAGCtgatttttaataactaataactTTCAATATTCTAGTAAGATGTCGAttctaaaaaatttcacaaacaaTGCAAATCAAaagttttttcttaaaaatatttttgttgcaATTAGACGATAAATTTGTCGTTATTTTTAATAGAAAGTTTGCTGTTAATTTGAATTgaagtttaaaattaatataatttaaaaatttaatatttttaaaaaataggaaCATAATGTTGATAACTTTTAATCACAAAATATacttgaaaaatatataatagttatatAAGATAATTAAATTGTTATATATGAGGATTTATTTGCATATGATCATTcaagttttattattaattagaatcATTTAGGGATCCattcaataaaaactaaattgaaCTAACTCTTGAATTAACTAGGATCGCCAAAATGGATGAAATCCGTCAGACTAACTTGTTTAGCTCAATTAACCAGAAAAGAATAGCA
Encoded here:
- the LOC112750594 gene encoding uncharacterized protein isoform X2 is translated as MAQMTLHTYHRRRQRSAWITCYLGSTKAKKKSNQRDKVDLTTDSVGHDEFVTPYGRRDTKCKLDDDKCYNRFPLRYSGGKKQILEVMLVKLDRILKMQVEKYHTVYSGDSEKAKNSWDTGLYFVYESC
- the LOC112750594 gene encoding uncharacterized protein isoform X1, with protein sequence MAQMTLHTYHRRRQRSAWITCYLGSTKAKKKSNQRDKVDLTTDSVGHDEFVTPYGRRDTKCKLDDDKCYNRFPLRCRLRSTTLCILETLRKRRTLGTLGCILFMSPAREPMEYLYNVYNRLYELKNEHHPYYLE
- the LOC112750594 gene encoding uncharacterized protein isoform X3 translates to MKKDVRTKNPELVDLTTDSVGHDEFVTPYGRRDTKCKLDDDKCYNRFPLRCRLRSTTLCILETLRKRRTLGTLGCILFMSPAREPMEYLYNVYNRLYELKNEHHPYYLE
- the LOC112750594 gene encoding uncharacterized protein isoform X4, with product MKKDVRTKNPELVDLTTDSVGHDEFVTPYGRRDTKCKLDDDKCYNRFPLRYSGGKKQILEVMLVKLDRILKMQVEKYHTVYSGDSEKAKNSWDTGLYFVYESC